The Lutra lutra chromosome 7, mLutLut1.2, whole genome shotgun sequence genome segment GTTAGTTTTCAATGCAGTGTTCACTGTTTGCATATgctacccagtgctccatgcaatccatgtcctccttaatacccaccaccaggcttggAAGCTAAaaaccatcctgctcaagaatatttgggtcaaccaggaaatcaaagaacttaaacaattcatggaaaccaatgagaacaaagaCACATTGAtcccaaacctatgggatatggcaaagttGGTCCTAAGGGGGCAAATGCATAGCTATGAAAtcctcactcaaaaaaaatagagaaacccCAAATGTACAaactgtctttacaccttaaagatctGGGGAATTTacaacaaattaaacctaacccatgcacaagaagggaagtaattaagattagagcagagatcagtgaattagaaaccagaaatacagtagaaggGTAGCCCTTTAGATAACGTGGAATGGCTTTGTGAGACAGAATTTACTGAAACTAATGTATGACAGTAATACCCTCTTCTTCACCTGAGACTATCAAGGTCACCTCTGTGTTGGAAcatttacttctttctcatgACCTTTACTTCTCCTATAGTAGAACCAAGCATCATTTCAGAAGTTTCTATAACCATATAAGTAAtactttccccattttatagattaagatCCTGGAGTTTGGACAAGTTATTCCCCAGCAATTGATCAAATTAGATGACATTTTGGCCTGGAGAAATTGTGCTGGCGGGGCTTGGACTGGACTTACAGGAAGGCTACGCTGTGGAGAGGAAGCCCACTATGCCCAAGGGCCAGTGCCGGGATCACAAAGCATTGTAGGAAGTAGCAATGAGTAGGTGTTAAGCTTTGTTATTTGACCTGAAGGTATCTGTCCATCTACCTCTTTGCTCTTAGACAACAAAAACATGTTAAACATATTAACTTGTTTGCCCAAGGCTATGAAGTACAACATCTCAGTTTGTCCAAAACTCTTAGGCCAAGCCCATGGGATCTTTAATTAATTATTGTCTCAGAAACctggaaaatagaataaatggagaaattatAATCCCTGAATGATCAAACTTAACATTTTCCCCTGGTAGATTTTTTTACTGCTCTAACACAGTAAAATTCAAGACCAACCAGTCAAAGAAATTATGTTACCTAGAGGACAAGGCCTCCATTCCTGTTAGCTCCAAGCCCCTCATCCCCACCTGACTATGTGAACAAGCAGGTGAGAAAGAAGTACTTACCACCCAAGAGCAAGTCTATGAATGAGGAAGTTGGGCTACAGGACATCTTTGGGGTAGGATCTCATGCTGCCATCCAAATAATGTTTACAAAGTGAAAAGAACAGACTCCATAACTGTATGCATACTGTgactttttattcattaaaaaaaaaaaaggactgggaGTAGACTGAGATTTTAATTTATGAGAAGATGAATGAAATTTGTCCTTAATTGTCCTTTCTAAGTTTTTACGagcctctcttttcctccctctccctctgacctatCCATATTTAGATATATTGCCACCCAGACTATAATTCTTGGGCTTTGAGTTTCTCTCCAACCCTAccataaaagattaaaaacatcaTCCATACCAATTTGGCGTGCATGATCTTAAATTTGACCCTTTagagtttttttctctctttttattacaAACCAGAATGGAGAAAACCACTCATTTTTCTGGCATTTTGGGGCGTATAGCTTATAAGTGAATTTCTGAAGGCTGCATTGTACTTTGAAATTCATAAgtgatttcttttccctctcaatAGATGAGCTTCTAGACCTCaagaatatgaaattaatttcaaatactGTGTAGTCCATCTTCCTTTCTCCACAAACCCATATCAAGGGAAGTTctcttttgaaagagaaagcaggtTATTAAATAAGATTACTTAAATGGTAAATataattccacttctaagaaAAGTGACATTCCAGAGCTATCTGcttgagaaaaagcaaaagaaactttTTAAGAAGTTGTGCAACAGAAGGAATACAGGAGAAGCAGCTGAGCGATCTGGATGCTAGTTGTAACTCAGCCAGTGAAAGCTTGTGTAAGCTTGGCTGGGCCACCTAAAAAAATCTGTatcccccacaccctgcccccaaCTTTATGGAACCACTAGATGGCAAATGCCTGAATTGTCTACTGACTCCGCCCGAGTTACTCATAGGTCGTCACTCTACGTATTCCTTCCTGGATGACATAGGAGCTGCTCAGGTCTCTGCCATattaatataaaagcaaaaccaaagcaCTTCCTGATAGGaaatttctccccttcctccacttcACAGTCCAACTTTCTTTGGAGTTGCCTGCACACATCCTCTACTTCTCTACCTGCTTTGACCCCTTAACCTACTCTCAACTAATCCACCACATCTGCACGTCTTAAGGTCATCTGTAAACCTTTCAGACTTTTTCTTCTGTGACTTTCCAGCAGCATTTGCCAGCGTTGACCATCCCCTCCTCCTCGAAATGGCTTCTCTTGGTTTCCATTACATCACATTCTGTTgactgattattattattattttattatataatatattatttgtttcaggggtacaggtctgtgatttgtcagttttacacaattcacagcactcgccatagcatatgtcctccccagtgtccatcacccagccaccccatccttcccacctccctcccctccctcttaatgtttcctgacattaagagtctcttatggtttgtttccctctctggtttcatcttgtttcatttttccctcccttcccctatgagcctgcctcttgtttctcagattcctcatatcattgagatcatttgataattgtctttctctgattgacttatttcacttagcataataccctctagttccatccatgtcattgcaaatggcaagattttgggtattttgatggctgcataatatttcattgtgtatatataccacatcttctttatccattcatctgttgatggacacctaggctctttccatagtttggctattgtggacatggctgctataaacattcaggtgtatgtacccctttggatcactacatttgtatctttggggtaaataaccaatAGTGCAACtgatgggtcatatggtagctctattttcaactttttgaggaacctccatactgttttcaagagtggctgtactagcttgcattcccatcatcTGTTGGCTTATTTTCTCATAAGTTTCTTTCAAAGATCTCCTTAGTGTTATTTTTCCTGGCCCTTCTTCATGTTAGTTCCTCAAGGTTCTGTCTAACGCTATTTCCTCTCACTCGTACTTTCCCTGGGTATTCTTACCCAGTGACTCTTGTTTCTAGAATTCCTTTCCAGGTCTGTCTCCTGGACTCCCAAACTATATGTTCAACCACTTACTGAACATCTCCACTTGGATTTTCCATAGTCATCTCAGACTCTGTGTGTCCAAAACTGTGCTCACCATCTCTCCTACAGAAATTGACTATCTTCTATGCAACTTGTCTCAGTGAAAGGTATTGCCATCCATCCAGTAACCCAAGCTAGAAATGtgggagtaattttttttttttttgtgagagtaATTTTTGACTCTTGCCTTTCTCCTATCCATTGATGACAAGGTCCTGTCATCAAGTCTGCCTCTTAAGTATTTCTAGAATCTGTTGTCCATTTCCTACCACCTTTAGGAGAGGAAATATGAATGGTGCAGAGAAAATGGGTGAAACCTGGCTCTGTTGTCACAGCTATACGGCTTGGGGCAAATTGTTCAACTTCCCTCTGccttaaaattaaacaaaaatagtaataatgtctTTCTTGGGCACTTGCTCTGGATGTTGGAGAGGAAATAGTTTCCACTGTCCATCAAGGTTCTTCTTGGTGGCCCAAGAATGAAATTGATGCAAGACAGactaataagaggaaaaaaaaaaaaaacttaattacaTGCACACAGAGGCCCAATAACGACCAAGGCAAgcaatttttatactttttagacaaagAGGCAATAAATCCCTGAGGCATTGACAGGATAAAGAACATTTATGTTTAGTGAGCTTTAGTTAGTAAGGAACTCTAAGCTTTagttagtaaggaattctaagcAGAATTTGGGCTGGgttagtaaattagtaaaatgtAGCAAGATTGTTTATATAGGCTTCTTGGCTCTGAATTTCCTATTCCTGGTGATAAAGATCTCTTTATCTCCTGGTACAAAAAGGGCACCTTTCACAAGGgagatttatttctgcttttagagACAAAGTGGAGTGGGAGCTCAGCATGCTCTTTTtgattggtttctttctttttttttttttttaaagattttatttatttatttgacagagagagagatcacaagtaggcagagaggcaggcagagggatggtggggcggggaggaggggaagcaggttccctgctaagcagagagccctgcagggcttgatcccaggaccctgagatcaggacctgagcctaaggcagaggcttaaacaactgagccacccaggtgtctgtgattggtttcttaagtaacttttatttaaaataatatacaaaagcAGCACATTTTGGAGCAGCTGCCCTTGGCCCCTCCTCTGAAACTTCCCTGGAAGTTTTACACTTTAGAAGTTGAGCTGGTAGATTATTTTGTCTTGCTGAACCAGTCTTAGTCATGACAATGTCAGTTCAATCAAGCTCCTTTTAGGAGGTGGTGGTGCAGGTATGTTCAAAATTAGCTTATCTGCTTACTAATCATGTATTAAGAGGCATTcctatgaaaacaaaagaaaaggaatggctaatgattggagcaaattataaacCAGTCTCTGATTCTGAGGGCAGCCGATAGAGACTTCTAGATGTCATGGTGAAGGCATCTTCAGATAGAGTGAGGGCAGGGAGTGGCAGTCTGATTTACCTGGTTTGTAGTTCGAATGTCTCTGCTGATCTCTGTGAATGTGGCCCACAGAGCAGCAGGCATGAAGATTGCCTATATATTGTGGTGATTTCTCTCAAGTGTATATGAAGTCATTCATATTCAGTTTGTAGGGTTTCGGAAAAGGGCAGCCTAGTTCTCCATGATTCCAAGTCAAAAGGATGGGAGAAAATTGGAAATGTTAGTTTGTAAAGCTGTAGCCAACTACTTGAGGAAACCAGAAGAATTCAATATCCAGTCCAGTTTATAGGTAGACAACAAACCCTCAGTAAGTCAGAACTAGAATCTAATATCCACAAAGCTGTGTTGCAAACATACCTTCTCTAAAATCACCGGCATTTCCTCCAAAGAGAGCCAAATTAAGACCAATTTCATTAAGTTTGGCCTGATTATTTATGTAAGTGCCATAAGAATATTGATTGAttatagactctttttttttttttttttttttagaataacaaaaaatattttactaaaacatAAGATTTACAGAAGTTTCCAGACAAGCCATACAAAATGGTCACAAGCTTTTTCTTGAAGGAAGGATTCTACACTTGACAGCAAAGTCACAATGTTATTAGTGAGGGCTGTGATGTTTGTTTAATGTTCCCATTTTGGTTCAATCAAGCTTGTCCATCTACAGTGTCTAAATAAATTTAGACTTGGCTAGAGAGCATATTCTAAAGAACTGGTTAGCTGCTTTTAACCAATGCAATTAGATCACcataaaaagggggaaaggagcccataaaattaaaataaaactacctctccccctcaaaaaagtaataaagaaaaacacccaCACCCCTGCAGCTAACCCTGACAACTACCTTCATTCACAGTGCTTAACCACGATGGGGGAAATGAATAAAAGCAGAGAAGGGCCGCTGCTTTTAAACGTTTCACAACAATCCAGATGGTACTTCTAGCCTCTGCTCATGCTTTACAACAGTGAATCAGGACAAGACATAGATTTGCTAATGTGCATTTAATCACCAAAGGACTGAAGATGTCTGGACTTTTATTCTGTAATGTTTCTAAGACTGTGTCcattaaatgcaaacaaaaaaggaagaagtctTGGCAGAACATGATAAGTGATGCACACTTGATGATCAGATcgattttaaatattattcatggCATATAGCCTAGTCCATGCTCTAGCTGTTTCTATGGCTTGGGCCTCGTTGGTCTTCCACTGCTCTGCTACATCGTTTGCTAACGGATCATCCGGATTGGGAGCACTTAACAAAGCCTGGATCGATAGCAGAACTGTGCGGATCTGCAGTGCTGGGGACCActtatctttcaaaatatctaAACATATTCTTCCCAACTTGTCTACATTAGGATGATAAATTTTGGTCATGAAACGTACTTTAGGGGCTGCCATCGGGTATTCTTCTGGTAGGAATAGTTCAAGCTTAAAAGTCCCTCCCTCAAAGGGGGAATCCTGAGGGCCAGCAATGACCACATGAAAATAACGGGCGTTGCTCTCATCTGGTTCTGCTTTAATGCCAGGAACTGGTTCTGCCAGCAAACGCTGGGTTTCCTTGATAATCCTGCGGGGCAGCCCGGCCATCTTGTCAGATCCCGAGTTCGGCCTCTGGTCTCGACTCTGGCTCCGCTCGCCTCACGCACGAGTCTATAGACTCTTTTAAATCTGCTTTGCTAGAACTTTTCATAAGGAATTTCCAGATTGAACTTTTAATAGCTCCCCAAGGCTAAAACTTGAAGCCAAATACTTGTCATCAGATTTTGTCTGCAATATCTACAGATTTGGGTTAATTGCTCTTTTCTCAAAATCCCCCAATGTTCCTGCACTTGCAAGAAGTGACCTTCTTTACTCACCCAGTAAGGGTGCTAGGAAGTCTGTAAGCAAGGCATCTGGCTGGGTTTCCTAGGTGACTTATTGGCTTTATAAAGTCAACCTGTTTCTTAATGCTGTCTGGTCATATTCGAGTCTAGGTGcattctcaaatatgacattctagTCAAAGCCTTGACTGGATGATAGAACCAGTGTTTCCAACCGTGTCCTGTTAcaagaaaaacagattcttattgaatgTAGGCAAGTAAATGTATTGCtatgaaaatataagaataatcATTGAGAGTTCCCAAGTTTTGGAGGGATCaggtaggggaaaaaatgattaaatgtttCAAGTCTGCTTACAATGGTATAATTTATCACATTGCTATAAGTCTTAGCTTAAGATAAACAGTCCACTtaaatcagggaaaaaaaggattaaaaaaaaaaatcaatgtttcaggggtgcctgggtggctcagtcagttaagggtctgcctttggatcatgtcatgattccagggtcctgggatccaccacatggggctctgcactgggcagggagcctgcttctctctctccccttccctgaacttgtgcttgttctctctcttgtgctctgtctctctcaaaaagtaaaatctttaaaaagaaatcaatgtttcaaaggaaaaaaaatcctaaaagtgaTAATTATACTCCCCAGTTTATTCAGTCCCATGTTATTCTTGTTCTGCTTGAAATAGATTTTCAATTAGTTCTGGAAACATTTATCAATGTTCCGCGTTAAGGTCTTAAGGTTGTCAGAAACCTGTATTTGTCAAGAGTCCTTTCCATGAACCTCTCTGAAGACGAAGAACATTTGCAAAGGCATCTGAGTACAACAAGGAGTGAAaatgacaaaagacttaaaaatggccaTGGTCAAAGATCtgatgagaattctttttttttttaagattttatttatttatttgacagagagagagatcacaagtaggcagagaggcaggcagagagaaagggggaagcaggctccccgctgagcagagagcccgatgtggggctcgatcccaggaccctgagatcatgacctgagccgaaggcagaggctttaacccactgagccacccaggcacccctgatgagAATTCTTTATAATACAGCTGACAAGGAAAAATTTGCTCATTTCTGTGACCCATAGCACTTCAAGATAACATACCAAAATATAtcagatttctagttttatacaaTTTATACAAATTTAGGAGTTTCATACAATTTTTATACAATTCATAGAATACTTATATTAGTATTATATTAGTAACATATCCTCCCAAATACAATCTAAGAAGGTTTAGCATCACTTAACTTGGCAATACTTCCCATGTAATTTAACGTACCCCATAAGCCTAATTGGTTTAACATCTATCTTTTACGATAAGAAAATATCCTTTGAAATATTCCAGGAACcataacagaaaattttaaaagggaaaaattttaggcagaaaattttaaaaggggaaaaaaccctcTTCTACAATCTTTTATCAAGATAGGCCAATAGTCTTAAAAactttgtcttaaaaatataaagatgacGGGAAATTAACTTCTAGTTTTACATAAGTAAAACTATTGATATGGTTACCAAAACCCAAGTTCAGGTGCTTTCCACTCAAAAGTCAGAACTTGAGAGACAAGTTGCTCTTGAAAGAAAGGTTGCTGGATTCAGGAAGCCGCAagctgggaagatggtggagtaatGTTCAAAGACCATCTCCCCGATCCTGGACTAAGCAGAGAGTTGTTAAGGGGGAGCACAGGGAAATGGTAAAAGtcaagagcaggggaagcagtttAGTAAGGTCTCGAGGCATCGGGAAGGCTAGTCTCAGGCATGGTGAAACTCGATCTTCTAGGAACATCTGGTTCCTTACTTCCCCAGGGCCCATGTTCTGTTTAAATCCCAAAGAAATTATAGTTAGTCAAGCTATAAACTAGAGGACACAGGCTAGTGAGATATGTAACCTTTAGGCTGGCTAGAACACAGTTATGAACAAACACTTGTTTTAAAAAcccttataataaatttattgaatCTTATTTGGCTTGATCAcacataaaatttcttttctcgATTCTTTGTTCATAAACCAACAACTGCTCTTTTTGCATTCAGATTTTGCCCTGTGTTTTCCCTCTTTAATCAGCCTTGCTTCAGGAAaaaagtcccccccccccaccacaaacaaaagtgtatttttattcctcatactttcttttactgaaaataaatgttctatcttttctttctttcctttttttttttttgcatatgtagAAGTTTCCCTTATTTCACGTAGGTTTAACTACATGTATATTAAATTGGAATTTTTAGCCTTtagaaactttaatttttagtGATAACCAAAAGTAGAAATTATGAACTGTTTGTTCCaccagcatcctttttttttttttttaaagatttaaaaaatttatttgacagagatcacaagtaggcagagaggcaggcagagaagagaaagggggaagtagtctccccgctgagcagagagcccgatgcggggctcgatcccacaaccctgatatatgacctgagccgaaggcagaggcttaacccactgagccacccaggcacccccccaccagCATTCTTTAGACTGGCAAATTTATGGATACATTtcagaatttctagaaatgtatgcCTCTTTGTAGTACAATCTTTCAATAAAGCACAGATAATGTTTACTAACAGATCCCAATTTATCTTTGGTTTTTCTGTAATAaggaaagcaaaagtaaataacTTATGTTTAGtaattaatacttaatattttaccttattttgtgATTATCTAGCTATTCAATGAAATTACCTTTTCATTTAACCTAACTtcctaaaacttaaaaattttaggttGCCAAAAAGCTttgggaaaattaaaaagtttaccTACAAACCCCTCTCCTATTTACGTTTATTCAATTTACTTTTTCTGAACAATTATGCTTAGATTACCCATAAAACTTCATGAGACCTCAAAGTCAGTCATTCTCcaaaggggtgtgtgtgggggggggtggcttgtttttgtttaacattttgtAATAGAGATAACATCAACTTACTTGGATTTAAGTAAACTCAGGCAGAATAAAAGTCTTAATCTTAACACTAATAACTCTAAAGACGTGTATTTTAAGTAAaccaacaatcttttttttttttttaaagattttttatttatttgtcagagagagagggagagagagcaagcacaggcagacagaatggcaggcagaggcagagggagaagcaggctccctgccaaccaaggagccagatgtgggactggatcccaggacgctgggatcatgacctgagccgaaggcagctgcttaagccacctaggcgtccctaaaCCAACAATCTTAAATTAGCTTTAATACCAAATGTTTTCCGGGATCACATGAACTCAAAGTACATTTGGGCTAGTTTCTGTCTTAAAAGTTTTAGAATGCACAGTCTTTACAAGTACTTGCCCCCAAACCAACTAAATAGAGTTCTTTTACACATGTGAGCACTACCATCCAGAGATAGAAAGGTATctcacatttaatatatatatctatacacacacccaccccccatACAGACAACTGAAAACAAAGATCTTCTATTTGTGGAGAGGACATTATAGGCCTGATTCCCGACTACCTCCTCTCCTGCCACCCCCAGTTCCCCCACACCCCTGGCccaatttttgtttccttccaatGAGAAACTTCTCCCTAAagtttgaatttgtttctttgcttccttccttcctttgtccttccttccttcctttcttccctccctccctccttccttccttcccaatttattattttagagagagagtgcatggtagtggggtggggcagagggagatgcagtgagaattttaagcagactctgccctgagtgcagataagtaaaaataaaaataataataataaaaataaataagtaaatatatttatatttatttctaaaatagtttTAAGATATGAGATATattctataaatagaaatatgaaatatataaataaatattgcaaaatatattcataaaaataaattaaaaattaacatttatttttaattttattgttagtagtattatttttaagtaaattctagaCTCAGCATAGAACATTTTaactcagaatcctgagatcaagaattgcatgctctaccaactaagtcAGGTGCCCCCAAGTTTTTTCTAAGGTGGACTTTTTGGGGGGCCTATTAGCAG includes the following:
- the LOC125105556 gene encoding ubiquitin-conjugating enzyme E2 N codes for the protein MAGLPRRIIKETQRLLAEPVPGIKAEPDESNARYFHVVIAGPQDSPFEGGTFKLELFLPEEYPMAAPKVRFMTKIYHPNVDKLGRICLDILKDKWSPALQIRTVLLSIQALLSAPNPDDPLANDVAEQWKTNEAQAIETARAWTRLYAMNNI